From Microcoleus sp. FACHB-831, a single genomic window includes:
- a CDS encoding metallophosphoesterase, whose amino-acid sequence MQWILSGPLSVDNLTVAIANLPTELQGTKLVQISDFHYDGLRLSEKMLAAAIAASNQAEPDLVFLTGDFVTDDPSPIHDLVLRLKNLQSRLGIYAVLGNHDNFYPAGAAEITSALTSIGIRLLSNEIAYPLGSALPLVGLADYWSRDFNPYPVMDSLDAATPRIVLSHNPDTAEVLQQWRVDLQLSGHTHGGQILIPGLPPAPLLLARVRRLIPKPLRRWIPFMKENHDVVKHWEWVKGFHQVGTNKLYINRGLGTYPPGRLFCPPEVTVITLVMGNRE is encoded by the coding sequence ATGCAGTGGATATTATCTGGGCCATTGAGTGTAGACAATTTGACGGTTGCGATCGCTAATCTACCGACCGAGTTACAAGGCACAAAGCTAGTACAGATATCGGACTTCCACTACGACGGTCTGCGGCTATCTGAAAAAATGCTAGCTGCCGCGATCGCCGCCAGCAATCAAGCCGAACCCGATTTAGTCTTCTTAACTGGTGACTTTGTAACCGACGACCCAAGTCCGATTCACGACCTGGTATTGCGGCTCAAAAACCTGCAAAGTCGCCTCGGTATCTACGCCGTACTCGGCAACCACGATAATTTTTACCCGGCGGGAGCAGCCGAAATTACCTCAGCTTTGACTAGCATTGGCATTCGCCTCCTGTCTAATGAAATCGCTTATCCCCTTGGTTCGGCATTACCCCTCGTAGGGCTGGCTGATTATTGGTCGCGTGATTTCAACCCCTATCCAGTAATGGATAGCTTGGATGCCGCAACACCCCGCATCGTTTTATCTCATAATCCAGATACGGCAGAAGTTTTGCAGCAATGGCGAGTAGATTTACAACTATCAGGCCATACTCACGGTGGTCAAATTTTGATTCCAGGGTTGCCACCCGCACCCCTTTTGCTTGCAAGGGTGCGGCGGCTTATTCCCAAGCCATTGCGCCGTTGGATACCTTTTATGAAGGAAAATCATGACGTGGTTAAGCATTGGGAATGGGTTAAGGGATTCCATCAGGTAGGCACAAACAAGCTGTATATTAATCGAGGCTTGGGAACCTACCCCCCTGGACGCTTATTTTGTCCGCCCGAAGTCACTGTAATTACTTTGGTAATGGGGAATAGGGAATAA
- a CDS encoding NAD(P)/FAD-dependent oxidoreductase produces MAVEYDLVIIGGGSAGLVVASAAAQLKAKVALIERDRLGGDCLWYGCVPSKSLIHASRIAYAVEELLNLSIDRTTPKIDFAKVTNYVQRVISTIQPNDSPERFESLGVEVIFGTGNFLDRKTFAVNNRHLKARAFVIATGSRAAIPPIPGLAEAGYLTNEQVFSLTEQPESLAVIGGGPIGCELGQAFSRLGSKVTIVASSDRLLPKEDPEAAQVVQKQFESEGIRVLTKTRAERVELANKKKFLWAGGEKIEVDEILIAAGRQPNVESLNLDAAGVQTHQKAESGYGASSQGKTGIRVNAKLQTTNPRIYACGDVIGGYQFTHVASYEASVVIRNALFFPLSKANYRVIPWATFTDPELARVGLTEQQAREQYGDDVYILKQDFADVDRAQAEAATAGFAKIIVRGNGEILGAHLVGASAGELIHEIVLAMSNGLKVSALSGIIHIYPTLAEVNSKAALQLTKQKYAKNQLLQTTLEKFFRFRRSLG; encoded by the coding sequence TTGGCAGTTGAATACGATTTAGTAATAATTGGTGGTGGTTCTGCTGGTCTAGTCGTTGCTAGCGCAGCGGCTCAGCTTAAAGCAAAAGTCGCCCTTATAGAACGCGATCGCCTCGGAGGTGACTGTCTCTGGTATGGATGCGTCCCTAGCAAATCTCTTATCCATGCCTCGCGAATCGCTTACGCGGTAGAAGAGTTATTGAATCTTAGCATCGATCGCACCACCCCTAAGATAGATTTTGCAAAAGTCACCAATTACGTCCAGCGCGTAATATCCACAATTCAGCCCAACGACTCCCCAGAACGATTTGAATCATTGGGCGTAGAGGTTATATTTGGCACAGGCAATTTCTTAGACCGCAAAACATTCGCAGTCAACAACCGCCACCTCAAAGCACGCGCCTTCGTCATTGCCACAGGTTCTAGAGCAGCAATTCCTCCCATCCCAGGATTGGCAGAAGCAGGTTATCTCACCAACGAACAAGTATTTTCCTTAACCGAGCAACCTGAATCTCTCGCCGTAATTGGTGGGGGGCCGATTGGCTGCGAGCTGGGGCAAGCATTTTCGCGGCTGGGGTCTAAAGTTACGATCGTTGCCAGTAGCGATCGCCTCTTACCCAAAGAAGACCCCGAAGCCGCTCAAGTAGTCCAAAAGCAATTTGAATCAGAAGGCATCCGCGTTCTCACAAAAACACGAGCCGAGCGAGTTGAATTAGCCAATAAGAAGAAATTTTTGTGGGCTGGTGGCGAGAAAATTGAGGTTGATGAAATCCTTATCGCTGCTGGGCGTCAACCCAACGTCGAATCCCTGAATTTAGATGCCGCTGGCGTACAGACACATCAAAAGGCCGAATCTGGTTATGGCGCATCTTCTCAGGGTAAAACAGGGATTCGCGTCAACGCTAAACTCCAGACAACCAATCCCCGCATCTACGCCTGTGGCGATGTCATCGGTGGCTACCAATTCACCCACGTCGCCAGCTATGAAGCCAGCGTAGTAATTAGAAATGCCCTGTTCTTTCCCTTGAGCAAAGCTAACTATCGGGTGATTCCTTGGGCGACATTCACCGATCCAGAGTTAGCGCGTGTTGGTTTAACCGAACAGCAAGCTAGAGAGCAATACGGCGATGATGTTTACATTTTGAAGCAGGATTTTGCTGATGTTGACCGCGCCCAAGCAGAAGCAGCAACCGCTGGATTTGCCAAAATAATCGTGCGGGGCAATGGTGAAATTTTGGGCGCTCATTTGGTTGGAGCGAGTGCGGGTGAGTTAATTCACGAAATTGTTTTGGCGATGTCCAATGGTCTAAAAGTTTCTGCTCTAAGCGGTATCATTCACATTTACCCGACTCTGGCAGAAGTCAACAGCAAAGCAGCGTTACAACTAACTAAGCAAAAATATGCTAAAAATCAGCTACTTCAGACAACGCTGGAGAAGTTCTTCCGTTTCAGAAGGTCGCTGGGTTAG
- a CDS encoding ATP-binding protein, with the protein MDASTIASIQSLQREAASLLLYQSVLSGEVGIAFLELLQTLRQPDRDGFSYLESYSRWFKAQAASNQSWQEYLIAQILKDDNPFTQQAQKASLSDLPPALVDAAQRDLQALQSIYDCPSAQISCWVQEACQIPLMPVVWHQEPETISENELFIREKLATLESWADALEDLAAHYQQFGTGIFAEYRAFRWQSGQMIGIPHADPVKVTELVGYESQRDALLKNTEFLLAGYPALHVLLYGSRGSGKSSLVKGLLNQYEDSQLRLIEVAKSELKALPEIVEKLRGVPQKFIIFVDDLSFEEDDDAFKALKVVLEGNITARPQNVVVYATSNRRHLIREFFADRPAPRDGDEVHAWDTVQEKLSFSDRFGLTLTFESADQNTYLNIVRHLAAQQGINLSEDDLDYRALQWATRHNGRSGRTARQFVDFLRADLALFGS; encoded by the coding sequence ATGGATGCTTCAACGATTGCTTCAATTCAATCCCTCCAACGCGAAGCCGCGTCACTGTTGCTTTATCAATCTGTCCTCAGTGGCGAAGTAGGCATCGCGTTTCTCGAACTGCTGCAAACCTTACGCCAGCCGGATCGCGATGGATTTAGTTATCTAGAGTCATACTCGCGTTGGTTTAAAGCCCAAGCTGCTAGCAATCAAAGCTGGCAAGAGTATTTGATCGCCCAAATCCTCAAAGACGATAACCCCTTTACTCAACAAGCCCAGAAGGCGTCGTTGTCAGATTTGCCCCCAGCTTTAGTAGACGCCGCACAGCGCGATTTACAAGCCTTGCAAAGTATCTATGATTGCCCTTCTGCCCAGATTAGTTGCTGGGTGCAAGAAGCTTGCCAAATACCGCTGATGCCAGTTGTTTGGCATCAAGAACCGGAGACTATATCTGAAAATGAATTGTTTATACGAGAGAAACTTGCAACGCTAGAAAGTTGGGCAGATGCGTTAGAAGATTTAGCCGCTCACTATCAGCAATTTGGCACGGGAATATTTGCTGAATATCGCGCTTTTCGCTGGCAATCTGGGCAGATGATTGGCATTCCACACGCCGATCCAGTGAAAGTTACAGAATTAGTCGGCTATGAGTCCCAGCGAGATGCTTTGCTGAAAAATACAGAATTTTTATTAGCAGGTTATCCAGCACTTCACGTATTACTTTATGGCAGTCGTGGTTCTGGTAAATCTTCTTTGGTGAAGGGATTGTTGAACCAGTATGAAGACAGCCAACTGCGTCTGATAGAAGTTGCTAAATCTGAATTAAAAGCTTTACCTGAGATTGTGGAAAAGTTGCGCGGCGTACCCCAAAAGTTCATTATATTTGTTGACGATCTTTCTTTTGAGGAAGATGATGATGCTTTTAAGGCGCTAAAAGTTGTTTTGGAGGGGAATATAACGGCACGTCCTCAAAATGTGGTGGTGTATGCGACTTCTAATCGACGACATTTGATTAGGGAGTTTTTTGCAGATAGACCCGCTCCCCGCGATGGTGATGAAGTCCATGCGTGGGATACTGTTCAGGAGAAATTATCGTTTAGCGATCGCTTCGGTCTTACTCTAACGTTTGAATCTGCCGATCAAAATACCTACTTAAACATTGTTCGACATCTCGCAGCGCAACAGGGAATTAACCTGAGCGAGGATGATTTAGATTATCGCGCCCTACAGTGGGCAACTCGTCACAACGGTCGCTCTGGGCGAACAGCACGACAATTTGTTGACTTCCTCCGAGCAGATTTGGCACTTTTTGGGTCATAA
- a CDS encoding tellurite resistance TerB C-terminal domain-containing protein: MQSAKVINRILLGSVAFSVSCGLGFLVNRDITQALLAGLITVPATYAGAIVVSIRQKQQINSLENEIQLIDEERIDLEDELDYLESTIIQLQNQVAETYSHKEVLNREVAVLGGYKYQLEEQSHTLISEVQLLGRRETELQRSLSTITVEKQKLESSLNSLEKELNKKQSKITQQQNEKEALEQEIANFKRQKREGEAELSTLEASIATLKQEREDLNKSLLSIMAERQNIESSLNLLQLERNQVRVKVSSVRGKQNEMPNEVSKRVKGKDKLIQDISAPEKPKEKLQEDLPPELNKFIKQLHKYEIQILKAIAEEDNPAATIKKIAEENITMPELLIDSINERAMNIIGDLILEPGSASKPPIITEEYITTVKKMLQTYA, from the coding sequence ATGCAATCAGCCAAGGTAATCAATCGGATACTTCTCGGTTCAGTTGCCTTCAGTGTAAGCTGCGGTCTTGGGTTCCTTGTCAACCGAGACATTACACAAGCATTGCTCGCAGGTTTAATTACTGTACCTGCTACCTATGCAGGGGCTATAGTTGTAAGCATTAGACAAAAACAGCAAATAAATTCTTTAGAAAATGAAATTCAACTTATTGATGAAGAAAGAATAGATTTAGAAGACGAACTAGATTATTTAGAATCAACAATAATTCAGTTACAAAACCAAGTAGCAGAAACATATAGCCATAAAGAGGTATTGAATCGTGAGGTAGCAGTTTTAGGAGGCTACAAATATCAACTAGAAGAACAATCGCATACTTTAATAAGCGAAGTTCAGTTACTTGGACGACGGGAAACAGAATTGCAGCGATCGCTATCGACTATAACAGTAGAAAAACAAAAACTAGAATCTAGCCTTAATTCCCTAGAAAAAGAACTGAATAAAAAACAATCTAAAATTACACAGCAACAAAATGAAAAAGAAGCCCTAGAACAGGAAATAGCTAATTTTAAAAGACAAAAACGCGAAGGAGAAGCTGAATTATCCACATTAGAGGCCAGCATCGCAACCCTTAAGCAAGAAAGAGAGGATCTTAATAAATCGCTACTCTCAATAATGGCTGAAAGGCAAAATATTGAATCTAGCTTAAACTTGCTGCAACTAGAACGCAACCAAGTACGAGTAAAAGTCTCATCCGTGCGCGGTAAGCAGAATGAGATGCCAAACGAAGTTTCCAAAAGAGTGAAAGGAAAAGACAAATTAATTCAGGATATATCTGCACCAGAGAAACCCAAGGAAAAGCTACAAGAAGATTTACCACCTGAATTGAATAAATTTATCAAGCAACTACATAAATACGAAATTCAGATACTCAAAGCTATAGCAGAGGAAGATAATCCAGCGGCAACGATAAAAAAAATTGCTGAGGAGAATATAACAATGCCAGAACTATTGATTGATTCTATAAACGAACGTGCTATGAATATTATTGGAGATCTGATTCTCGAACCCGGTTCGGCATCAAAGCCTCCTATTATTACAGAGGAGTATATAACAACAGTCAAAAAGATGCTTCAAACCTATGCATAG
- a CDS encoding GNAT family N-acetyltransferase, producing MNFGFPNLTHLTPDPTAQPERVSHLIIRAASQRDLSSLAQILADSFHPQNGILRWAYPLLRLGIYEDLRSRLRSISPHTICLVAVAASSSEAGASEYIAGTVEMALRSPSYWQPKVREYPYISNLAVRRSFRRQGVAMQLLHSCEQTAIEWGFGDLYLHVLENNHQARQLYLKTGYQLHQVDRSFGSCVLGQPRRLFLRKYLTPGSTV from the coding sequence GTGAACTTCGGCTTTCCTAACCTAACTCACCTCACGCCCGACCCAACCGCACAGCCAGAGCGTGTGTCCCACTTGATTATCCGTGCAGCCAGCCAAAGAGATCTAAGCAGCCTAGCACAGATACTAGCTGATAGCTTCCATCCTCAAAATGGAATCCTACGCTGGGCTTATCCCTTGCTAAGACTGGGAATTTACGAGGATTTACGCAGCCGTCTCCGCTCAATTTCTCCTCATACCATATGTTTAGTGGCCGTTGCTGCGTCTTCTAGCGAAGCCGGAGCGAGTGAATACATAGCAGGCACTGTAGAAATGGCGCTGCGCTCTCCATCTTACTGGCAACCGAAGGTACGAGAATATCCCTATATCTCCAACTTGGCGGTGCGGCGATCCTTTAGACGGCAAGGAGTGGCTATGCAACTACTTCATAGCTGCGAACAAACAGCTATTGAGTGGGGGTTTGGCGACCTATACCTTCACGTTTTGGAAAACAATCATCAGGCACGACAACTATATCTCAAGACTGGTTATCAACTGCATCAAGTCGATCGCAGCTTTGGTTCCTGTGTCTTGGGACAGCCCCGACGATTATTTTTGCGGAAATACTTGACTCCTGGCTCTACCGTCTAG
- a CDS encoding ATP-binding protein has product MAKLKIPKRVSTGLINALGTGVVPKVGIEHVAVGREKETAALLQDLDNIAEGGGAFRFIVGRYGSGKSFMLQLIRNHAMERDFVVADADLSPERRLAGTNRQGVATYRQLMQNLSTKIRPEGGALPPILERWIAGIQTQVAQDSGMNPKDEGFDDRVESRIREVVEGIEGLVHGFDFANVIISYWRGYRLDDSDKKDAALRWLRGEFATKTEAKSALGDRVSIIDDDSWYDYIKLLAKFVSDIGYKGLLVLLDEAVHLFKITHAASRQSNYDKLLAMFNDTMQGGVENLGIFLGGTPQFLEDKRRGLYSDEAWRTRLAKSRFVREGIQDTSGAAIQLDPLTSQELTELLKRLSDVHATHFNYEKTLKAKDFQEFMQEITSRLGADKLATPREVVRDFISVLNILRENPTISLSELIHGSDFKLTSASKDSDVDADGELAEFTL; this is encoded by the coding sequence ATGGCAAAGCTAAAAATTCCTAAAAGAGTATCAACTGGCTTGATAAATGCCCTCGGTACAGGAGTTGTGCCGAAAGTTGGTATCGAACACGTTGCTGTAGGGCGCGAAAAAGAAACCGCAGCTTTATTACAAGATCTGGATAACATTGCTGAAGGCGGGGGGGCATTTCGGTTTATTGTGGGGCGTTACGGTTCAGGTAAAAGTTTTATGCTGCAACTGATTCGCAACCACGCTATGGAAAGAGATTTTGTAGTTGCTGATGCTGATTTGTCCCCCGAACGCCGATTAGCAGGAACCAATCGTCAAGGGGTTGCAACTTATCGTCAGTTGATGCAAAATCTTTCTACTAAAATTCGCCCTGAAGGAGGCGCACTACCGCCAATTTTGGAACGCTGGATTGCTGGAATTCAGACTCAAGTCGCACAAGATAGCGGCATGAATCCCAAAGATGAAGGTTTTGACGATCGAGTGGAATCGAGAATTAGGGAAGTAGTAGAGGGAATTGAGGGATTAGTTCACGGATTCGACTTTGCCAACGTAATTATTAGTTATTGGCGCGGTTATAGATTGGATGATAGCGATAAAAAAGATGCGGCGCTGCGTTGGTTGCGTGGGGAATTTGCTACTAAGACTGAGGCTAAGTCAGCCTTGGGCGATCGCGTCAGCATTATTGACGATGATAGCTGGTATGACTACATCAAATTGCTTGCTAAGTTTGTATCTGATATCGGCTACAAAGGGCTTCTAGTTCTGCTTGACGAAGCCGTTCATTTATTCAAGATTACTCATGCTGCTTCCCGCCAAAGTAATTACGACAAGTTGTTGGCTATGTTCAACGACACCATGCAAGGCGGTGTGGAAAATTTGGGCATTTTCTTAGGAGGAACTCCTCAATTTTTAGAAGACAAGCGACGAGGACTTTACAGCGATGAAGCTTGGCGGACTCGCTTGGCAAAAAGCCGCTTTGTTAGAGAGGGAATTCAAGATACTTCTGGAGCAGCCATCCAGTTAGATCCATTAACTTCTCAAGAATTAACAGAACTTTTGAAACGCTTATCCGACGTTCACGCCACTCATTTTAATTACGAAAAAACTCTCAAAGCTAAAGACTTCCAGGAATTCATGCAGGAGATTACAAGTCGTCTAGGTGCTGATAAATTGGCAACCCCGCGCGAAGTAGTACGCGACTTTATCAGCGTGTTAAATATTCTCAGAGAAAACCCAACTATTTCTTTGAGCGAATTAATACACGGTTCTGATTTCAAACTTACATCAGCCAGCAAAGATTCCGATGTGGATGCAGACGGTGAATTAGCAGAATTTACACTATGA
- a CDS encoding histidinol-phosphate transaminase, with the protein MLSFIRSDIAQLTAYTPHPGGASGSPALSSIAMDRLDTNECPYDLPSELKEKLAWTYQQLIEANRYPDGGHEAIREAIAEYVNESLDKPLTAANISVGNGSDELIRSLLIATCLGGEGSILVANPTFSMYGILAKTLGIPVVSVGRSEANFEIDLAAAQAAIEQSQNPPIRVVFVVHPNSPTANALTAKELEWLRSLPQEILVVIDEAYFEFSQTSVAGELAQHPNWVVLRTFSKAFRLAAHRVGYAIAHPELIAALEKIRLPYNLPSFTQAAAQLALTHRKQLLAVIPEIRANRDKLIQALSGHPALQVWPSDANFIYLRLVEPFKDDALTHLAQNLKAQGTLVRHIAGGLRITVGSVEENARSLSRLQTLLEASPSASPIPLS; encoded by the coding sequence ATGCTTTCTTTCATCAGGTCAGATATCGCCCAACTTACCGCTTATACACCCCATCCGGGTGGGGCTTCAGGGAGTCCCGCCTTGTCTTCAATTGCTATGGATCGGCTGGATACTAATGAGTGTCCCTATGATTTGCCTAGCGAGTTAAAAGAAAAGCTGGCTTGGACTTATCAGCAGCTAATTGAGGCTAATCGATATCCTGATGGAGGACATGAAGCGATTAGGGAAGCGATCGCGGAATATGTCAATGAATCCCTGGATAAGCCACTTACCGCAGCAAACATCTCCGTCGGGAATGGTTCGGATGAACTAATTCGCTCTTTACTGATTGCTACGTGTTTGGGTGGGGAAGGTTCAATTCTCGTTGCCAATCCCACCTTTTCTATGTACGGGATTTTGGCTAAAACATTGGGAATTCCAGTTGTCAGCGTTGGTCGTTCTGAAGCTAATTTTGAAATAGACTTGGCCGCTGCTCAAGCTGCTATTGAGCAAAGCCAGAATCCGCCAATCCGGGTGGTGTTTGTTGTTCACCCCAATTCTCCAACGGCTAACGCCTTAACCGCTAAAGAGTTGGAATGGTTGCGGAGTTTGCCTCAAGAAATTCTGGTTGTCATAGATGAGGCTTATTTTGAATTTAGCCAAACAAGCGTTGCTGGGGAATTAGCGCAGCATCCTAACTGGGTGGTGCTGAGGACGTTTTCCAAGGCATTTCGGTTGGCGGCGCATCGAGTGGGATATGCGATCGCGCACCCAGAACTAATTGCTGCTTTAGAAAAAATCCGCCTTCCGTATAATTTGCCCAGCTTCACTCAAGCTGCGGCTCAATTAGCATTAACTCACCGCAAGCAGTTGCTAGCAGTTATTCCCGAAATTAGGGCTAACCGCGATAAATTAATTCAAGCTTTATCCGGACATCCAGCTTTACAAGTTTGGCCTAGCGACGCCAACTTTATTTATTTGCGGCTGGTAGAGCCTTTCAAAGATGACGCGCTTACCCACTTAGCCCAGAACTTGAAAGCTCAGGGAACCCTAGTGCGCCATATTGCCGGGGGTTTGCGAATTACCGTTGGCAGTGTTGAAGAAAATGCGCGATCGCTCTCACGACTCCAAACACTTCTAGAAGCTAGCCCCTCTGCGTCCCCAATTCCTCTTTCCTAG
- a CDS encoding PAS domain-containing protein translates to MENYYQLAQIYSTATFRNVETELIKSLHSFSRKASIAVTGIGCVVLLGWMLDIPTLKSIFPGLVSMKTNTSLAFIMSGLSLWLWHKEGKSKNSRKNRYNIARSDIEQAKGKIKNPLFLHLAFNFSLAEVFASIVLLIGLLTLSQYCFGWNLGIDQLLFEESITAVGTFAPNRMAPNTAVTFVLLGCAGVLLNRRDRKNYIIAQSLTVVAFLIALVGLLGYAYGIESFYGIGPYTRMALHTAGCFLLLCLGMLFASPNQGLMSVVIKDNAGGVLARRLFPGAIAIPPILGWFIVGGYRSNTYDTEVGMSLLAVFNVIIFAILTWWNANKLGAIDIQRQRAEKGLKQANQDLENRVEERTIELKQVNKELHQRITERIQIEEALQTSYNLLNAVLESTPDAIFVKDLQGKLVMVNSACANVLGYAVEELIGKKDADFLPPEIAIILTETDKRIMRTGEAETIEEIIPSMGTVTTNLVTKSPWRDLQGNTIGLIGIGRNISDRKALEREVARREQLLNSFVTVAPVGIAILDDQMRYLQVNEALAQINGVAVEQHLGRSISEILPDAAQVIEQSLRQVLTTGEAALNIEACGELPSQPGTVLHWITSQFPIPGTNGQPMAIGVTVLDITARKQAEEARREKEAQLKEKNQELQHTLQELQRTQSQLIQSEKMSSLGQLVAGIAHEINNPVNFIYGNLTHVREYSQDLLGLVELYQQHYPTGTAEIQSKMEAIDLDFLIKDFPNLLSSMRVGADRIREIVLSLRNFSRIDEAEMKEVNIHEGIDSTLMILHNRLKAKTDHPNIQVIKEYGNLPKVECYAGQLNQVFMNLVANAIDALDEYNHQRSLEEIKKNPSKIWICTEAIDKNRVVIKIIDNGKGMIEEVRQQLFNPFFTTKPIGKGTGLGLAISYQIVVEKHGGRLECISAPGGGAQFVIEIPIRQMI, encoded by the coding sequence GTGGAAAATTATTATCAACTAGCCCAAATTTATTCAACTGCAACTTTTAGGAATGTAGAGACAGAATTAATAAAGTCTTTACATTCTTTTTCTAGAAAAGCCAGTATTGCGGTAACTGGAATTGGCTGCGTGGTTTTGCTGGGGTGGATGCTCGACATTCCCACCCTTAAAAGCATCTTCCCTGGACTGGTGAGCATGAAAACAAACACAAGTTTAGCGTTCATTATGAGTGGCTTATCTTTGTGGTTGTGGCATAAAGAAGGTAAAAGTAAAAACAGCCGCAAAAATAGGTATAACATTGCTCGCTCAGATATTGAGCAGGCAAAAGGCAAAATAAAAAATCCCTTATTTTTACATTTAGCTTTTAATTTTAGTCTGGCTGAAGTTTTCGCCAGTATTGTTCTGCTAATTGGTCTGCTCACATTAAGTCAATATTGCTTTGGCTGGAATTTGGGGATCGATCAACTTTTATTCGAGGAATCAATAACCGCAGTTGGGACGTTTGCTCCCAACCGGATGGCTCCCAATACCGCTGTAACCTTCGTATTGCTAGGCTGTGCTGGAGTGCTGCTAAATAGGCGCGATCGCAAAAACTATATTATCGCCCAGAGCCTAACTGTTGTAGCATTTTTAATTGCTTTAGTAGGTTTGCTTGGTTACGCTTATGGCATTGAATCTTTTTATGGCATTGGCCCTTATACGCGCATGGCGCTGCATACAGCAGGGTGCTTTTTGCTACTGTGTTTGGGAATGTTATTTGCCAGTCCAAACCAAGGCTTAATGTCTGTAGTAATCAAGGATAATGCAGGCGGGGTTTTGGCTCGGCGTTTATTTCCTGGCGCGATCGCTATTCCGCCTATATTAGGGTGGTTTATCGTAGGAGGCTACCGCTCTAATACTTATGATACTGAGGTGGGAATGTCCCTCCTGGCAGTTTTCAACGTTATCATTTTTGCGATTCTAACTTGGTGGAACGCTAACAAACTTGGTGCCATAGATATTCAGCGGCAGCGTGCAGAAAAAGGGCTTAAACAGGCTAACCAAGATTTAGAAAATAGAGTAGAAGAGCGTACTATTGAGCTGAAGCAAGTTAACAAAGAATTGCACCAGCGAATTACTGAGCGTATACAAATAGAAGAAGCACTACAAACAAGCTATAACCTTTTGAACGCGGTTCTTGAAAGCACGCCAGATGCCATTTTTGTGAAGGATCTTCAGGGAAAGCTAGTGATGGTTAACTCAGCGTGCGCCAACGTCTTAGGATATGCAGTAGAAGAACTTATCGGAAAAAAAGATGCCGACTTTTTGCCTCCTGAGATCGCGATTATCCTGACCGAAACCGACAAGAGAATTATGAGGACTGGTGAAGCTGAGACTATCGAGGAAATAATACCGTCGATGGGCACAGTTACAACGAATCTGGTCACGAAAAGTCCTTGGCGCGATCTGCAAGGAAATACCATAGGGTTGATTGGCATTGGGCGGAACATAAGCGATCGCAAGGCATTAGAAAGAGAAGTAGCGCGGCGGGAGCAGCTTTTAAACTCATTTGTGACTGTTGCACCTGTGGGAATTGCAATTTTGGACGACCAGATGCGATACTTGCAAGTCAACGAAGCACTGGCACAGATTAATGGTGTTGCTGTCGAACAACATTTGGGAAGATCTATTAGTGAAATTTTGCCCGATGCTGCACAAGTTATTGAACAGTCGTTACGCCAGGTATTGACGACAGGCGAAGCGGCTTTAAATATCGAGGCGTGCGGTGAATTACCTAGCCAACCGGGCACGGTACTTCACTGGATAACTTCTCAATTTCCCATACCTGGAACAAACGGCCAACCGATGGCTATTGGTGTCACAGTTCTAGATATCACGGCTCGCAAACAAGCGGAGGAAGCCCGCCGCGAGAAAGAAGCTCAATTGAAAGAAAAAAACCAGGAACTACAACATACTCTGCAAGAACTGCAACGCACTCAATCACAACTAATTCAGAGTGAAAAAATGTCTAGTTTAGGACAACTTGTTGCAGGGATTGCCCACGAAATTAATAACCCGGTTAACTTTATATATGGAAATCTCACTCATGTCAGGGAATACAGCCAAGATTTACTTGGATTAGTGGAACTATATCAGCAACATTACCCTACTGGCACAGCAGAAATTCAATCGAAAATGGAAGCAATTGACCTGGATTTTCTTATAAAAGATTTTCCTAATTTGCTCTCTTCAATGAGGGTAGGAGCAGACCGCATCCGCGAAATTGTCCTCTCGTTGCGTAACTTCTCGCGGATTGACGAAGCGGAAATGAAGGAAGTTAACATACACGAGGGGATTGATAGTACGCTGATGATTTTGCATAATCGCTTGAAAGCTAAAACAGATCATCCCAACATTCAGGTGATTAAAGAATACGGTAACTTACCCAAAGTTGAGTGCTATGCGGGACAGTTGAATCAGGTGTTTATGAACCTGGTGGCTAATGCCATTGATGCTTTAGATGAGTACAACCATCAACGTTCGTTAGAAGAAATTAAGAAAAATCCCAGTAAGATTTGGATTTGTACTGAAGCAATAGACAAAAATCGCGTAGTTATAAAAATTATAGATAACGGCAAAGGGATGATAGAGGAAGTAAGGCAACAGTTATTTAATCCCTTCTTTACTACCAAACCGATAGGCAAAGGAACTGGGCTGGGTTTGGCGATTAGCTATCAAATTGTGGTGGAAAAACACGGCGGTCGGTTGGAGTGTATATCAGCGCCAGGTGGAGGAGCGCAGTTTGTAATTGAAATTCCGATTCGGCAAATGATTTAG